The Methanomicrobiales archaeon HGW-Methanomicrobiales-1 genome includes a region encoding these proteins:
- a CDS encoding formylmethanofuran dehydrogenase subunit C, whose product MRVILESKVRAKPNIPIEAEAIIPRNFLKGTDLLVYEGNKERQLSEMFWIFVEGTAVAPENIEVVLKGDTSRIKRVGEYMDTGSIIIEGDIGMHCGNFMSGGTIEIRGNADSWLGREMRGGTIICRGNAGHYCATGYRGEKKGMQGGTVEVFGNTGDFCAEYLAGGTVHIHGSTGDFPGVEMRGGELTIEGDATRPCGNMKNGSCVILGTVHDMLPTFEKTGQRVLPAWKITADVYRGDVANRGKGTLCVRS is encoded by the coding sequence ATGAGAGTGATCCTCGAGAGCAAGGTGCGAGCCAAGCCCAACATCCCGATTGAAGCAGAGGCGATCATCCCCCGCAATTTCTTAAAAGGTACTGACCTTCTCGTCTATGAGGGCAACAAGGAACGCCAGCTCTCTGAAATGTTCTGGATCTTTGTCGAAGGGACGGCAGTGGCCCCGGAGAACATCGAAGTCGTGCTCAAAGGTGACACGTCCCGGATAAAACGTGTAGGGGAGTACATGGACACCGGCAGTATCATTATCGAAGGGGATATCGGCATGCACTGCGGGAACTTCATGAGCGGCGGAACGATCGAGATCCGGGGCAATGCCGATTCGTGGCTCGGACGGGAGATGCGGGGCGGGACGATCATCTGCCGGGGCAATGCGGGTCATTACTGTGCAACCGGCTACCGTGGCGAGAAGAAAGGAATGCAGGGTGGAACCGTGGAAGTGTTTGGCAATACCGGGGATTTCTGTGCCGAATACCTTGCGGGAGGCACGGTGCACATCCATGGCAGCACGGGAGATTTCCCCGGCGTGGAGATGCGGGGCGGGGAACTGACTATCGAAGGAGACGCGACCCGGCCCTGCGGGAACATGAAGAACGGCTCGTGCGTGATCCTGGGCACGGTGCACGACATGCTCCCCACGTTTGAAAAGACCGGGCAGCGGGTGCTTCCCGCATGGAAGATCACCGCGGATGTGTACAGGGGCGATGTGGCAAACCGGGGGAAGGGCACCCTCTGCGTGCGGAGCTAA
- a CDS encoding formylmethanofuran dehydrogenase subunit A, translated as MTELWVKNACVIDPIRGINGEIMDIAIRDGRIVESVSDRADVIDAQRCLTLPGGIDSHTHVSGTKVNFGRYMSPEDMRAGRTKRKGKMHVTSGYYVPTTFGNSYRYSAMGYTTLLEGAMAPLEARHTHEEFTATPHQDMMANTLFDGNWAVMDAVREKDVRKTAAVVAWTLKAARGYGIKLTNPGGTEAWGWGEDLTGIHDMVPHFAVTPSEIITTMIRANELLGLPHSVHLHCNNLGKPGNYQTTLETFDLVPDLNADRQTLYATHVQFHSYGGGTWKNICSKAEDITRSINSKPQIVMDMGQIMFGRTMTMTADGPMEFNLHCLHNNKWSNHDVELETGSGIIPVTYSKKSTVNCIMWAIGLELALLTKSPWQCLLETDNPNGAPFVKYPEVIGLLMSKRYRDEECATLHTGTEQKTSLCALERELDWHDIAVMTRAGQAKALGIVSQGKGHLGIGAEADIAIYPIRTDSVDPAREYRKVVEGFQKTRYTIKRGRVVSRDGEIIVDGANATFWVDAKVPEDIRMENDPEFIKRFEQFYTVRMSNYPVQDVYLPRGRRIETEAFT; from the coding sequence ATGACCGAGTTATGGGTAAAAAATGCCTGCGTCATCGACCCGATCCGGGGCATCAACGGCGAGATCATGGATATCGCGATCCGTGACGGCCGGATTGTGGAGTCAGTCTCGGACCGGGCAGACGTGATCGATGCACAGCGTTGTCTCACCCTGCCCGGCGGTATTGACTCGCATACCCATGTCAGCGGCACCAAGGTGAACTTCGGGCGGTACATGAGCCCCGAGGACATGCGGGCGGGACGCACGAAGCGCAAGGGGAAGATGCATGTCACGAGCGGCTACTATGTCCCGACTACGTTTGGGAACAGCTACCGTTACAGTGCCATGGGGTACACCACCCTGCTCGAAGGGGCGATGGCTCCCTTAGAGGCCCGCCACACTCACGAGGAGTTTACGGCAACTCCCCACCAGGACATGATGGCAAATACCCTCTTTGACGGCAACTGGGCAGTCATGGATGCGGTGCGGGAAAAAGATGTCCGGAAGACCGCGGCAGTTGTTGCATGGACCTTAAAAGCAGCCCGGGGATACGGGATCAAACTGACCAACCCCGGTGGCACCGAAGCATGGGGCTGGGGCGAGGACTTAACCGGCATCCATGACATGGTACCGCATTTCGCTGTCACGCCGTCCGAGATCATCACCACCATGATACGGGCAAATGAGCTTCTCGGCCTTCCCCACTCGGTGCACCTGCACTGCAACAACTTAGGAAAACCCGGCAATTACCAGACCACCCTTGAGACGTTCGATCTCGTGCCCGACCTGAATGCGGATCGCCAGACCCTGTATGCCACCCACGTGCAGTTCCACTCCTATGGCGGCGGGACCTGGAAGAACATCTGTTCCAAGGCAGAGGATATCACCCGCTCGATCAACAGCAAGCCCCAGATCGTGATGGACATGGGCCAGATCATGTTCGGCCGGACAATGACCATGACCGCCGACGGGCCCATGGAGTTCAACCTCCACTGCCTCCACAACAACAAATGGAGCAACCATGATGTGGAACTGGAGACCGGGTCCGGTATCATCCCGGTAACGTACTCGAAGAAGAGTACGGTAAACTGCATTATGTGGGCTATTGGCCTTGAACTGGCGCTCCTCACCAAAAGTCCGTGGCAGTGCCTGCTCGAAACCGACAACCCCAATGGTGCGCCGTTCGTGAAATACCCTGAGGTGATTGGCCTCCTGATGAGCAAACGCTACCGCGATGAGGAATGTGCAACGCTGCATACCGGTACCGAGCAGAAGACTTCGCTCTGTGCGCTGGAACGGGAACTGGACTGGCACGATATCGCCGTCATGACCCGGGCCGGGCAGGCAAAGGCACTCGGCATCGTCAGCCAGGGCAAGGGCCATCTCGGGATCGGTGCGGAAGCCGACATCGCCATCTACCCGATCCGGACGGATTCCGTTGACCCGGCCCGCGAATATCGGAAAGTGGTGGAAGGGTTCCAGAAGACCCGGTACACGATCAAGCGGGGACGCGTGGTATCGCGGGACGGGGAGATCATCGTTGACGGGGCAAATGCCACCTTCTGGGTGGATGCAAAGGTGCCCGAAGACATACGGATGGAGAACGATCCGGAATTTATCAAGAGATTTGAGCAGTTCTACACTGTGAGGATGAGCAATTACCCGGTGCAGGACGTGTACCTGCCCCGCGGGCGGCGCATAGAGACGGAGGCATTTACATGA
- the cooS gene encoding carbon-monoxide dehydrogenase catalytic subunit, which translates to MPEEPKPQLIRERLDVCELDRARMSLLNPALIEQKKNERTTDENAKPVLELMMKKGIETVWDRFEMQQPPCKYCEAGSSCSRCTMGPCRIIPPHRIRGVCGADADLIVSRNLLDMIATGAAAHSDHGRDIVETLYLLGTGKTKDYAIGDPEKLQRICKEYNIKTDGKKPEQLAEELGSAMLEEYGMKKNTLQFLNRAPKATREIWDKLGITPRGIDREVVDSMHRIQMGVGADYVNILLQGLRTSLSDGWGGSMIGTDVSDILFGTPTITSSKMNLAVLKADHVNISVHGHNPMLSEVIVKAVADPELKALALKYGAKGINLVGMCCTGNELLMRKGIPMSGNHLNQEMIIATGALEAMVVDYQCIFPSLPRTASCYHTQIISTSSKAKIPGSYYFDFHAEEAYLTAKAIVRMAVENYKNRNPQRVLIPGEPMPVMAGFSNEAIKNALGGSFKPLIDLIAAGKIRGAVGIVGCNNPHVKHDSGHVTLAKELIKRNILCVETGCAAIASGKAGLLRPEAASLAGADLRAVCESLKIPPVLHMGSCVDNSRILVLAAELGNALNVPIHKLPIAGAAPEWYSQKAVSIGAYFVASGVYTVLGVMPHIAGSPATVSLLTEGLKGAVNASFSVEPDPAKAAVLISDHIERKRTELGI; encoded by the coding sequence ATGCCAGAAGAACCAAAACCCCAGCTGATCCGGGAACGGCTCGATGTCTGCGAGCTCGACAGGGCAAGGATGTCCCTTCTGAACCCGGCATTGATCGAGCAGAAGAAGAATGAGCGGACAACCGACGAGAACGCCAAGCCGGTCCTTGAACTGATGATGAAAAAGGGTATCGAGACGGTCTGGGACCGGTTCGAGATGCAGCAGCCACCCTGTAAATACTGTGAAGCCGGCTCGTCCTGTTCACGATGTACCATGGGGCCCTGCCGGATCATCCCGCCCCACCGCATCCGGGGCGTCTGTGGGGCCGATGCCGACCTGATCGTTTCGCGCAACCTGTTAGACATGATCGCAACGGGAGCGGCAGCCCACTCGGATCATGGCCGCGATATCGTAGAGACCTTGTATCTCCTTGGCACCGGAAAGACCAAAGATTATGCAATCGGCGATCCAGAAAAACTCCAGAGGATCTGCAAGGAATATAATATCAAAACCGACGGGAAGAAGCCGGAGCAGCTTGCCGAAGAACTGGGCAGTGCCATGCTCGAAGAGTACGGCATGAAGAAGAACACGCTCCAGTTCCTCAACCGTGCCCCGAAAGCCACCCGGGAGATCTGGGACAAACTCGGCATAACGCCACGGGGCATTGACCGCGAAGTGGTGGACTCGATGCATCGCATCCAGATGGGTGTCGGCGCCGATTATGTCAATATCCTGCTCCAGGGTCTGCGCACCTCGCTCTCGGATGGCTGGGGCGGATCGATGATCGGCACCGATGTCTCGGACATACTGTTTGGCACGCCCACGATTACCAGCTCGAAGATGAACCTGGCTGTACTCAAGGCAGATCACGTGAACATCTCAGTGCACGGCCACAACCCGATGCTCTCCGAAGTGATAGTAAAAGCAGTTGCAGATCCTGAGTTAAAGGCACTCGCACTGAAATACGGTGCGAAGGGGATCAACCTTGTCGGCATGTGCTGTACCGGCAATGAACTGCTCATGCGAAAGGGCATCCCGATGTCCGGTAACCATCTCAACCAGGAAATGATCATCGCAACCGGTGCCCTTGAAGCAATGGTCGTGGACTACCAGTGTATCTTCCCCTCGCTCCCCCGGACCGCGAGCTGCTATCACACCCAGATCATCTCCACGAGTTCGAAAGCCAAGATCCCAGGCTCGTACTACTTTGACTTCCATGCAGAGGAAGCGTATCTCACGGCTAAAGCGATTGTGCGGATGGCCGTAGAGAACTACAAGAACCGGAACCCCCAGCGGGTGCTTATCCCGGGAGAGCCCATGCCGGTCATGGCGGGATTTTCCAATGAAGCGATCAAGAATGCACTCGGCGGCTCGTTCAAACCGCTCATCGACCTGATCGCTGCCGGGAAGATCCGGGGTGCGGTTGGGATCGTCGGTTGCAACAACCCTCACGTGAAGCATGACTCAGGTCATGTAACGCTGGCAAAGGAACTCATCAAGAGAAATATTCTCTGTGTCGAGACGGGCTGTGCCGCGATCGCGTCCGGAAAAGCCGGCCTCCTCCGGCCCGAGGCCGCATCGCTTGCCGGTGCTGACCTCAGGGCAGTCTGCGAGTCGTTGAAGATCCCGCCGGTGCTCCACATGGGCTCCTGCGTTGACAACTCCCGCATTCTCGTGCTCGCAGCGGAACTCGGCAATGCCCTCAATGTGCCGATCCACAAGTTGCCCATTGCCGGTGCAGCGCCCGAGTGGTACTCGCAGAAAGCAGTCTCCATCGGGGCATACTTTGTTGCCTCCGGTGTGTACACGGTGCTCGGCGTGATGCCGCACATTGCAGGAAGCCCTGCAACGGTGTCGCTCCTGACCGAAGGACTGAAGGGCGCCGTGAACGCGAGTTTCTCCGTAGAACCTGATCCGGCAAAAGCTGCGGTGCTTATTTCGGACCACATCGAACGCAAGCGGACCGAACTGGGGATTTGA
- a CDS encoding phosphate ABC transporter permease, with protein sequence MEFTKKTGGAFNASKGTARLSVRKEQSIKTVFFFTAFFAVIVVSFILLFLLRDGYPIFAQVGILSFLLGPDWAPTAVVPLFGIFPLIVGTLLVTIGAMVFAVPLSLGCAIYISELASPRSKKILKPAVELLAGIPSVVYGFFGLIVLTSFIRVSFDIPTGETWLAASVLLGIMALPTIISVSEDAISSVPHEYKEGSLAIGATRWQTISRVLVPAALSGIAAAVILGIGRVVGETMAVLMVAGNAAIIPDPIWNILSPLRTLTATLGIEMGEVSVGSEHYSALFGIAVVLLVITLIINLSAVAILRHIREGRTRSSARTPLVSSATRESLSRFYGIIGVVVLLVFLLAAAPWWLAALVPLIIGAWYFGRDRLSPKNIQIIAFGLIGVATVIVLAILVIILQDIVINGLPALSWEFLTQPPKDLGRAGGIFPAIIGTLYLVMGAISIALPLGVGAAIYLVEYTREGRITRLIRTGVDLLNGTPSIVFGLFGFAFIVLYLNVGVSLLAGQVTLALMVLPTVIRTTEESLKNIPQSLREGSLALGATRWQTISRVVLPPAVPGIVTGAILSIGRAAGETAPIMFTAVVFSSRFLPDSVLQPVMALPYHLFILATNVPGSSTNKYGTALVLLLLVIGFYAVAILIRTHFQNKARG encoded by the coding sequence ATGGAATTTACTAAAAAAACGGGGGGTGCCTTTAACGCCTCTAAGGGCACTGCCCGGTTATCTGTTCGCAAAGAACAATCGATCAAAACCGTATTCTTCTTTACAGCCTTCTTTGCCGTAATCGTAGTCTCATTCATCCTGCTTTTCTTATTACGGGATGGCTACCCGATCTTTGCGCAGGTCGGAATACTCAGTTTTCTCCTTGGCCCTGACTGGGCGCCAACAGCAGTTGTACCCTTGTTTGGTATCTTCCCCCTTATTGTCGGTACCCTGCTCGTCACCATTGGGGCCATGGTCTTTGCCGTCCCGCTTTCCCTTGGCTGTGCAATCTACATCTCTGAACTCGCATCCCCGAGGTCAAAGAAAATCCTCAAACCGGCAGTTGAACTATTGGCCGGCATCCCCTCGGTGGTATACGGGTTCTTCGGGCTCATTGTTCTTACCAGTTTTATCCGGGTGAGTTTCGACATTCCCACCGGGGAGACCTGGCTTGCGGCTTCGGTGCTGCTGGGGATTATGGCCCTTCCCACGATCATCAGTGTCTCTGAAGATGCCATCAGTTCGGTACCCCATGAGTACAAGGAAGGGTCGCTTGCGATCGGGGCAACCCGCTGGCAGACAATCAGCCGTGTGCTGGTGCCGGCAGCCCTGTCGGGCATTGCAGCAGCTGTCATCCTTGGGATTGGCAGGGTAGTAGGTGAGACCATGGCAGTTCTGATGGTGGCAGGTAACGCAGCCATTATCCCGGACCCGATCTGGAATATCCTGTCCCCGTTACGGACACTGACCGCTACTCTTGGGATCGAGATGGGCGAGGTATCGGTCGGCAGCGAGCACTACAGCGCCCTGTTCGGCATTGCCGTTGTCCTGCTCGTCATCACGCTCATCATCAACCTGTCGGCCGTTGCCATCCTGCGCCATATCCGGGAAGGAAGAACCCGAAGTTCCGCACGAACACCGCTCGTCTCTTCGGCTACCAGAGAATCCCTTTCCCGGTTTTACGGGATCATCGGTGTTGTCGTTTTACTGGTCTTCCTGCTTGCCGCTGCACCGTGGTGGCTTGCAGCCCTCGTCCCGCTCATAATCGGGGCCTGGTATTTCGGCAGGGACCGGCTCTCCCCGAAAAATATCCAGATAATCGCCTTTGGCCTTATCGGCGTTGCGACCGTCATTGTACTTGCCATTCTTGTCATCATCCTGCAGGACATTGTCATCAATGGGCTTCCGGCACTTTCGTGGGAGTTTTTGACCCAGCCCCCGAAAGATCTCGGCCGGGCCGGCGGGATCTTCCCGGCGATCATCGGCACGCTCTACCTTGTTATGGGCGCGATCTCGATTGCGCTTCCTCTCGGTGTGGGGGCGGCCATTTATCTCGTGGAATATACGCGGGAAGGGAGGATCACCCGGCTCATCCGGACCGGGGTAGACCTGCTCAACGGCACACCTTCGATTGTGTTTGGCCTCTTCGGGTTTGCCTTCATCGTGCTCTATCTCAATGTCGGTGTTTCGTTATTGGCCGGGCAGGTTACGCTTGCCCTGATGGTACTTCCAACCGTGATCCGCACGACCGAAGAATCCTTAAAAAATATCCCGCAGTCCCTGCGGGAGGGCAGTCTCGCGCTGGGTGCAACCCGTTGGCAGACGATCAGCCGGGTAGTCCTGCCACCGGCAGTGCCAGGAATTGTTACTGGTGCAATCCTCTCTATCGGCCGGGCAGCAGGAGAGACTGCCCCGATCATGTTCACCGCAGTCGTCTTTTCGTCGCGTTTCCTGCCCGACTCGGTACTCCAGCCGGTCATGGCGCTGCCCTACCATCTCTTCATACTCGCAACCAATGTGCCCGGGTCGTCCACCAACAAATACGGGACTGCGCTCGTACTGCTCCTGCTCGTCATCGGGTTCTATGCGGTTGCGATCCTCATCAGAACACATTTCCAGAATAAGGCACGGGGATAA
- a CDS encoding PhoU family transcriptional regulator: MEIRRVQVTGGASFVVTLPKDWAGEQHIKKNDPVGLIAQPDGTLLVTTKITEDPLQRIKEINCSTIADPAFLFRLLIGTYITGFTMIRLTTKQRFPPFVRTVVRDFSQMTIGQEVVEETESVIAIKDLLNPSEMPFENTIKRMFVIVKTMHEDAISALETRNKALSEDVVSRDMDVDRLNWLIARQTNMIMQNASLSRKMGISTSMAMHYYMLSRIIERIGDHAVRIAENTPPIIDGELDKKILAAVRKASSLSLENFDRSIVSFFNADMKDANRNIESIQALDTICGDINNMVLKQDTLVAIHVGYIAESIRRAGEYAGDISETVINLLMEKEQGHNKSRKG, from the coding sequence ATGGAAATAAGGCGGGTGCAGGTAACCGGGGGTGCATCATTCGTAGTCACACTCCCCAAGGACTGGGCAGGGGAACAACATATCAAGAAAAATGATCCTGTCGGGCTTATCGCCCAACCGGACGGGACGCTGCTGGTCACGACAAAGATTACTGAAGATCCCCTCCAGCGGATCAAGGAGATCAACTGTAGCACCATTGCAGACCCGGCGTTTCTCTTCCGCCTTCTGATCGGGACCTACATCACCGGGTTCACCATGATCCGGCTCACCACAAAACAGCGCTTTCCCCCGTTCGTCCGAACGGTTGTCCGGGACTTTTCCCAGATGACCATCGGCCAGGAAGTAGTTGAGGAGACCGAGTCGGTGATTGCGATAAAAGATCTCCTCAATCCATCGGAGATGCCGTTTGAAAATACCATCAAGCGCATGTTTGTAATCGTCAAGACCATGCACGAGGATGCAATCTCTGCCTTAGAGACCCGCAACAAAGCGCTTTCTGAAGATGTAGTCAGCCGCGACATGGATGTGGACCGGCTCAACTGGCTGATTGCCCGGCAGACCAACATGATCATGCAGAATGCATCGCTGTCCCGGAAGATGGGAATCTCGACAAGCATGGCGATGCACTATTACATGCTCAGCCGTATCATAGAGCGGATTGGGGACCATGCCGTCAGGATCGCCGAAAATACCCCGCCGATTATTGATGGTGAACTCGACAAAAAGATCCTTGCGGCAGTCAGGAAGGCAAGTTCCCTGTCGCTGGAGAACTTTGACCGGAGCATAGTATCGTTTTTTAATGCCGATATGAAAGACGCAAACCGGAATATCGAATCGATCCAGGCACTCGATACGATCTGCGGGGATATCAACAATATGGTACTGAAACAGGATACGCTCGTGGCAATCCACGTGGGATATATCGCGGAGAGTATCCGGCGGGCCGGCGAGTACGCCGGGGATATTTCCGAGACCGTGATCAACCTGCTGATGGAAAAGGAGCAGGGACACAACAAGTCCCGGAAAGGATAG
- a CDS encoding phosphate ABC transporter ATP-binding protein, which produces MSESAIITTNNVNLWYHEKHALQSVSIKIPRNRVTALIGPSGCGKSTLLRCFNRLNDLIDHVKCTGEILLDDENIHAPAIDVVTLRKKVGMVFQKPNPFPKSIYENVAYGPRVHGIRDKCELDRIVEQSLRHAAIWDEVKDRLNDSALGLSGGQQQRLCIARTLAVEPEVILMDEPCSALDPIATAKIENLIERLKEDYTVIIVTHNMQQAARVSDYTGFMYLGKLIECGKTGQIFEHPKEELTENYITGRFG; this is translated from the coding sequence ATGTCTGAATCTGCAATTATCACGACAAATAACGTCAACCTCTGGTATCATGAGAAGCATGCACTCCAATCGGTCTCGATAAAAATCCCGAGAAACCGGGTGACTGCACTTATCGGCCCGTCGGGCTGCGGGAAATCAACCCTGCTGCGGTGCTTCAACCGGTTAAATGATCTCATCGATCACGTGAAATGTACCGGTGAGATCCTGCTTGACGATGAGAACATCCATGCTCCGGCAATCGATGTGGTGACACTCAGGAAAAAAGTCGGGATGGTCTTCCAGAAACCCAACCCGTTTCCCAAATCCATCTATGAAAACGTGGCGTACGGCCCCCGGGTGCATGGCATCCGGGATAAATGCGAACTCGACAGGATCGTGGAGCAGAGCCTCCGCCACGCGGCCATCTGGGATGAGGTAAAAGACCGGCTGAATGATTCTGCGCTCGGGCTCTCGGGGGGCCAGCAGCAGCGGCTCTGCATTGCCCGCACGCTCGCTGTGGAACCCGAAGTGATCCTGATGGATGAGCCCTGTTCAGCGCTCGATCCGATTGCAACGGCAAAGATCGAGAACTTAATCGAGCGGCTCAAGGAAGATTACACCGTCATCATCGTCACCCACAACATGCAGCAGGCAGCACGGGTGAGCGATTATACGGGCTTCATGTATCTCGGCAAACTGATCGAATGCGGAAAGACGGGGCAGATCTTCGAGCACCCGAAAGAAGAACTTACTGAGAATTATATCACCGGCAGGTTCGGGTAA
- a CDS encoding cobyrinic acid a,c-diamide synthase, translating to MAGKGGVGKTTLTALLAHLFSREGLQVLAVDGDPQQNLAVTLGIPPAKAVQVVPVSKSAEYLREKTGAGPDISPGGLLTLNPEVSDVIDRFSVPVADNLQLLVMGGVRMAGAGCLCPEYTLLAAILRHMPLLPAQVVLLDTPAGMEHFGRAVADGFDTALVVSDPSYNALSVARESALLARQIGIKNRILVVNRSGAPDDLRKVHEICGEEGLFFKVVYLPADPEVVHAEPVVTPLLAGQSPFMNAVRGLADLIVKNESA from the coding sequence ATGGCCGGCAAGGGCGGGGTGGGCAAGACCACGCTCACCGCTCTCCTTGCCCATCTTTTTTCCCGCGAGGGTTTGCAGGTGCTTGCCGTGGATGGCGATCCCCAGCAGAACCTTGCAGTGACACTCGGAATCCCGCCGGCAAAGGCAGTGCAGGTAGTGCCGGTCTCGAAAAGCGCGGAATATCTCCGGGAAAAGACCGGCGCCGGTCCGGATATTTCTCCGGGCGGCCTCCTCACCCTTAACCCGGAGGTGAGCGATGTCATTGACCGCTTCTCCGTCCCTGTGGCTGATAACCTGCAGCTCCTCGTCATGGGCGGCGTCCGTATGGCAGGTGCCGGGTGTCTCTGCCCGGAGTATACCCTCCTTGCCGCAATCCTCCGCCACATGCCGCTCCTGCCGGCACAGGTTGTCCTGCTGGACACACCTGCGGGCATGGAGCATTTCGGGCGGGCGGTTGCTGACGGGTTTGACACGGCGCTGGTTGTCAGCGACCCGTCATATAATGCGCTGTCGGTAGCACGGGAATCAGCGCTTCTCGCCCGGCAGATTGGGATCAAAAACAGGATACTGGTTGTGAACCGGTCGGGTGCACCGGACGATCTCCGGAAAGTTCATGAGATATGCGGGGAAGAAGGACTTTTCTTTAAAGTAGTGTATCTCCCGGCTGATCCGGAAGTGGTACATGCTGAACCGGTAGTCACCCCGCTCCTTGCGGGGCAATCCCCGTTCATGAATGCGGTCAGGGGTCTCGCTGACCTGATCGTGAAAAATGAGAGCGCCTGA
- a CDS encoding phosphate-binding protein: MRANRSSSLLITIGLAVLLIAAMAVAGCTDTANKNTPAAPATTPAAVVTAQDAALAANPAVPAATSAPVSTGQKQTIKISGSTTVLPIVQKAADQYMATHPDADIQISGGGSGVGIQAIGAKTVDIGMSSREVTKAEMAKNPGFVVTSVAQDGIAVIVNPANTIQYITLDQIKNIYLGKTTKWTEITGASVPNTNNQIVVIGRDSASGTRTYFDETVLLKATPINKMLEKNSNGAVLQTVAQTPGSIGYVSIGFVSNDVKALPVWYNAQKIVAPTIDSVKTKTYPVSRDLYIITNGQSSGLTGDFIKYILSSDGQKIVADEGYVTLN; the protein is encoded by the coding sequence ATGAGAGCAAACAGGAGTTCATCGTTACTCATCACCATTGGCCTTGCCGTATTGCTCATCGCAGCAATGGCAGTAGCAGGCTGTACTGACACCGCAAACAAGAACACCCCTGCAGCACCGGCAACAACGCCGGCTGCGGTCGTGACCGCACAGGATGCAGCCCTGGCAGCAAATCCGGCAGTACCGGCAGCCACATCTGCACCTGTATCAACCGGCCAGAAACAAACCATTAAGATCAGTGGGTCAACCACCGTTCTTCCCATAGTCCAGAAGGCTGCCGACCAGTACATGGCAACGCACCCGGACGCTGACATCCAGATATCCGGTGGCGGATCCGGTGTAGGCATCCAGGCAATCGGTGCTAAGACCGTTGATATCGGTATGTCCTCCCGTGAAGTGACCAAGGCAGAGATGGCAAAGAACCCCGGCTTTGTTGTCACTTCGGTTGCACAGGACGGTATTGCCGTTATTGTCAACCCCGCAAACACGATCCAGTACATTACCCTTGACCAGATCAAGAACATCTATCTCGGAAAAACCACCAAGTGGACCGAGATCACCGGTGCAAGCGTTCCCAATACCAACAACCAGATTGTGGTCATAGGTCGCGACAGTGCATCAGGAACCCGCACGTATTTCGATGAGACTGTTCTCCTGAAAGCAACACCTATCAACAAGATGCTCGAGAAGAACTCCAATGGGGCAGTCCTCCAGACCGTAGCCCAGACGCCCGGTTCGATCGGGTACGTCTCTATCGGGTTTGTAAGCAACGATGTCAAGGCACTTCCCGTCTGGTATAATGCCCAGAAGATTGTTGCACCAACCATCGACAGTGTGAAGACCAAGACCTACCCGGTCTCCCGTGACCTCTACATCATTACCAATGGTCAGTCCAGCGGTCTTACCGGCGACTTCATCAAGTACATCCTCAGCTCCGATGGCCAGAAGATTGTTGCCGATGAAGGCTACGTAACCCTCAATTAA